In Aquipuribacter nitratireducens, the genomic stretch TGCGGTTACCCGTCGGTAACCCTGAGGATGCTACCGACGGGTAACTTTTGCAAGGGCCCTCACCCTGCCGCCGCGCCCTTCCCACCGGCAGGGCTCCGACGGCACCCTGGGGGGCGTGCCGACGCGGGACGGGGTGCCTGGTGGCGGTCCGGTGCGCCCGGGGACCCTCGACGTCGTCGAGCTCGACGACCTCCTCGACCCCGCGACCGCCCTGTCGACGGTCGGAGCCCCCGACCCCGGCGCCGTCGACCTCCTCGTGGTCGGCGCAGGCCCGGTCGGGCTCTACGCCGCGTACTACGCCGGCTTCCGCGGGCTGTCGGTCGCGCTCGTCGACTCCCTACCCGAGCCCGGTGGGCAGGTCACCGCCATGTACCCGGAGAAGCTGATCTACGACGTCGCCGGGTTCCCGGCGGTCAAGGGCCGTGACCTCGTCGAGGGGCTCGTCGAGCAGGCGGCGCGCTACCGCCCGACGTACCTGCTCGGCTGCCAGGCCCGCGAGCTCGTCGACGACCCCGACGGCGACGGGCTCCTGGTCGCCCTCGCCGACGGGCGGACCGTCCGTGCCCGCGCCCTGCTCGTCACGGCCGGCATGGGGGAGTTCACGCCGAAGCCGCTGCCGGCTGCGGACGGGTTCGCCGGCGAGGGCGTCGTCCACTTCGTCCCCCGTCCGGACGTGCTCGCGGGACGCGACGTCGTCGTCGTCGGCGGCGGGGACTCCGCCTTCGACTGGGCGCTCATGCTCGCCCCGCTCGCGTCGTCGGTGACGCTCGTGCACCGGCGGCAGCAGTTCCGCGCCCACGCCGGCACGGTCGCCGCCGTCCAGACGCTCGGGGTGCCGCTGCTCGGCGGCTTCGAGGTCGTGAAGCTCGGGGCCGACGCGGAGGGCCTGCTCGCCTCGGTGACGGTCGAGGGCCGGGTTCCGGCGACCGCGGGAGAGCGGCACGAGCTGCCGGCGGACGTCGTCGTCGCGGCCCTCGGCTTCCACGCCGACCTCGGTCCGCTCGCCGGCTGGGGCCTGGAGCTGCGGAAGCGGGCCGTCGTCGTCGACTCCCGCATGCGGACGACCCGCCGACGCGTCTACGCCGCCGGGGACGTCTGCACGTACGAGGGCAAGGTCAAGCTCATCGCGACGGGGTTCGGGGAGGCGGCGACGGCGGTCAACAACCTCGCGGTCGACCTCGATCCCAGCGCGCACGTGTTCCCGGGGCACTCGAGCGAGCCGTGACGGGGTGCGTCACGGCATGACGTCCCCGCTGTTCGGGTGGAGCGTCTGCCCGACGTAGACGTCGCCGTCGGGTGAGGCGGCGAGCAGCAGGACGCTCGGCGTGATCTCCTCGACGCGGGCGAAGCGGCCGAGCGGCAGCTCGGCGGTCTTCTGCTGCTTCCACTCGTCGTCGAGGTCGCCGGTCATGTCGGTGTCGACGGGGCCGGGCGCGACGGCGTTGACGAGCACCCCGTGCGCGGCGACCTCGCGGGCGAGCGACCTGGTGAACCCGATGACGCCGGCCTTGGCGGCGCTGTAGTGCGCCATCCCGGGCGCCCCCTTGACCGCGAGCTGCGAGGTGACGTTGACGACGCGACCCCAGCCCTGCTCGCGCATCCCCGGCAACGCCTCGTGGGTGCAGAGGTAGACGCTGCGCAGGTCGCTCGCGACCATCGCGTCCCACTGCTCCACCGGCATCTCCTCCAGCGGCGACTCGTCGAGCGTCCCGGCGTTGTTGACGAGCACGTCGAGGCCGCCCAGCTGCTCACGCGCGGTGCGGACGACGTGGACCGCCTCGTCGGCGTCGGACACGTCCCCCACGGCGGCGATCCCGTGACCGCCGGCCTCCTCGCAACGACGGATCACGTCCTCGAGCGCGTCGGACCGCGATCGCCCGTTGACCGCGACGGCCGCGCCCTCCCGCGCGAACGCGACTGCGACGTCCGCGCCTATCCCCCTGCTGCCACCCGTCACGAGCACCCGTCGCCCTCCGAACCGTCGTGTC encodes the following:
- a CDS encoding NAD(P)/FAD-dependent oxidoreductase, with translation MPTRDGVPGGGPVRPGTLDVVELDDLLDPATALSTVGAPDPGAVDLLVVGAGPVGLYAAYYAGFRGLSVALVDSLPEPGGQVTAMYPEKLIYDVAGFPAVKGRDLVEGLVEQAARYRPTYLLGCQARELVDDPDGDGLLVALADGRTVRARALLVTAGMGEFTPKPLPAADGFAGEGVVHFVPRPDVLAGRDVVVVGGGDSAFDWALMLAPLASSVTLVHRRQQFRAHAGTVAAVQTLGVPLLGGFEVVKLGADAEGLLASVTVEGRVPATAGERHELPADVVVAALGFHADLGPLAGWGLELRKRAVVVDSRMRTTRRRVYAAGDVCTYEGKVKLIATGFGEAATAVNNLAVDLDPSAHVFPGHSSEP
- a CDS encoding 3-oxoacyl-ACP reductase family protein, whose translation is MTRRFGGRRVLVTGGSRGIGADVAVAFAREGAAVAVNGRSRSDALEDVIRRCEEAGGHGIAAVGDVSDADEAVHVVRTAREQLGGLDVLVNNAGTLDESPLEEMPVEQWDAMVASDLRSVYLCTHEALPGMREQGWGRVVNVTSQLAVKGAPGMAHYSAAKAGVIGFTRSLAREVAAHGVLVNAVAPGPVDTDMTGDLDDEWKQQKTAELPLGRFARVEEITPSVLLLAASPDGDVYVGQTLHPNSGDVMP